The following are encoded in a window of Kogia breviceps isolate mKogBre1 chromosome 12, mKogBre1 haplotype 1, whole genome shotgun sequence genomic DNA:
- the GALR3 gene encoding galanin receptor type 3: MADAQNVSLDSPGSMGAVAVPVVFALIFLLGTVGNGLVLAVLLQPGVSAWQEPGSTTDLFILNLAVADLCFILCCVPFQAAIYTLDAWLFGALVCKAVHLLIYLTMYASSFTLAAVSVDRYLAVRHPLRSRALRTPRNARAAVGLVWLLAALFSAPYLSYYGTVRYGALELCVPAWEDARRRALDVATFAAGYLLPVAVVSLAYGRTLRFLWVAVGPAGAAAAEARRRATGRAGRAMLVVAALYALCWGPHHALILCFWYGRFAFSPATYACRLASHCLAYANSCLNPLVYALASRHFRARLRRLWPCGRRRPRARCLPGARRALRRVRPASPGPADCLADARPRGRLPTGGGWGGEPGREPARGREAARALPARGAE, translated from the exons ATGGCTGATGCCCAGAACGTTTCGCTAGACAGCCCAGGGAGTATGGGGGCTGTGGCAGTGCCCGTGGTCTTTGCCCTCATCTTCCTGCTGGGCACAGTGGGCAATGGGCTGGTGCTGGCAGTGCTGCTGCAGCCCGGCGTGAGCGCCTGGCAGGAGCCAGGCAGCACTACGGATCTCTTCATCCTCAACCTGGCCGTGGCTGATCTCTGCTTCATCCTGTGCTGCGTGCCTTTCCAGGCCGCCATCTACACGCTGGATGCCTGGCTTTTTGGGGCCCTCGTTTGTAAGGCTGTGCACCTGCTCATCTACCTCACCATGTACGCCAGCAGCTTCACACTGGCGGCTGTCTCGGTGGACAG GTACCTGGCCGTTCGGCACCCGCTGCGCTCGCGGGCCCTGCGCACGCCGCGCAACGCCCGCGCCGCCGTGGGTCTGGTCTGGCTGCTGGCGGCGCTCTTCTCGGCGCCCTACCTCAGCTACTACGGCACCGTGCGCTACGGCGCGCTCGAGCTCTGCGTGCCCGCCTGGGAGGACGCGCGCCGCCGCGCCCTCGACGTGGCCACCTTCGCCGCCGGCTACCTGCTGCCCGTGGCCGTGGTGAGCCTGGCCTACGGACGCACGCTGCGCTTCCTGTGGGTGGCCGTGGGCCccgcgggcgcggcggcggccgAGGCCCGGCGCAGAGCCACGGGCCGCGCGGGGCGCGCCATGCTGGTGGTGGCCGCGCTCTACGCCCTCTGCTGGGGCCCGCACCACGCGCTCATCCTCTGCTTCTGGTACGGCCGCTTCGCCTTCAGCCCGGCCACCTACGCCTGCCGCCTGGCTTCGCACTGCCTCGCCTACGCCAACTCCTGCCTCAACCCACTGGTCTACGCGCTCGCCTCGCGCCACTTCCGTGCGCGCCTCCGCCGCCTGTGGCCCtgcggccgccgccgcccccgcgcccgcTGCCTCCCGGGCGCCCGCCGCGCCCTCCGTCGCGTCCGCCCGGCGTCCCCAGGCCCTGCCGACTGCCTCGCGGACGCTAGGCCTCGCGGGCGGCTGCCAACGGGCGGCGGCTGGGGCGGGGAGCCGGGTCGGGAGCCGGCCCGCGGCAGAGAGGCTGCCCGGGCCCTGCCTGCCCGAGGAGCGGAATAA